From the genome of Haloterrigena sp. KLK7, one region includes:
- a CDS encoding ABC transporter permease: protein MSVDARSGRTGGYYHLLRAVIVRDLLIWIRYPVNAGMRLFINLLFFGMVLYGGTLLAGQAITDSLEGLIVGYFLWTLSTGAYSGIVGDIQSEAGWGTLERHFVTPFGFGPVVLAKAVAIVFRTFLTSAVVLAAMLLATGTRLDLHLLTVVPVATLAIASALGLGLAMGGLSVLYKRISSVVNLLGFAFVGLITAPVFDVPWLAALPLVQGSALLQLAMRGGVRLWEFDPAALAVLVATAVGYLAIGYVVFGLATRRARRLGVLGDY from the coding sequence GTGAGCGTCGATGCTCGGTCCGGACGGACGGGTGGCTACTATCACCTGCTGCGGGCCGTGATCGTCCGCGATCTGCTGATCTGGATCCGGTACCCCGTCAACGCCGGCATGCGACTGTTCATCAACCTGCTGTTCTTCGGGATGGTGCTGTACGGCGGCACCCTGCTGGCGGGTCAGGCGATCACGGACTCCCTCGAGGGGCTGATCGTCGGCTACTTCCTGTGGACGCTGTCGACCGGCGCGTACTCGGGAATCGTCGGCGACATCCAGTCCGAAGCCGGCTGGGGGACCCTCGAGCGCCACTTCGTCACGCCCTTCGGCTTCGGGCCGGTGGTGCTCGCCAAGGCGGTGGCGATCGTCTTCCGAACGTTTCTCACGTCCGCGGTCGTCCTCGCGGCGATGCTGCTGGCGACCGGGACGCGACTCGACCTCCACCTGCTGACCGTCGTCCCCGTGGCGACGCTGGCGATCGCCTCCGCGCTCGGACTCGGGCTCGCCATGGGCGGACTGAGCGTCCTGTACAAGCGGATCTCCAGCGTCGTCAACCTCCTCGGGTTCGCGTTCGTCGGGCTGATCACGGCGCCCGTCTTCGACGTCCCGTGGCTGGCGGCGCTGCCGCTGGTCCAAGGGAGCGCGCTGCTCCAGCTGGCGATGCGAGGCGGGGTTCGGCTCTGGGAGTTCGATCCCGCGGCGCTCGCCGTCCTCGTCGCGACGGCCGTCGGCTATCTGGCGATCGGATACGTCGTGTTCGGGTTGGCGACGAGGCGCGCTCGACGGCTGGGCGTGCTCGGGGACTACTGA